In the genome of Hymenobacter cellulosivorans, one region contains:
- a CDS encoding alpha,alpha-trehalase: MKFPVSGFLLVLGLLSAASPAAAQTAPAGFVLTDATLRADVARFNELDKEDVVNLVPNAQAADWMSQQVPRFECPDSALQHTYYYRWWCMRKHLKQTPDGYVFTEFITPMKHGGTHNTISSALGHHIYEGRWLHDPQYIEQYTKFWLYVDSKRSAPRLHGFSSWLQDAVWSFHLVSPNKPLVQELLPALNADYKLWEKERMLPSGMFWQYDVKDAMEESISGGRKVKNVRPTINSYMYGNAKALTAMAKLAKNDSLQRKYAAKAKQLRADVQRVLWDEKAAFFKVQYEKGGLCEWREELGYIPWYFSLPDDKAKYAKQWEQLTDEGGFRAPWGLTTAERRAPGFRTHGSGHGCEWDGAVWPYATTQTLKGLANLLTAYKHQDGMSRQVYYDELRKYALSHRKNGQPYLGEYQDEKNGEWLKGDNPRSSYYNHSGFADLIITGLVGLKPRPDNVVEVVPLVPEGQWDYFCLDQVRYHGRLLTVIWDKTGQKYGRGPGLRVFADGQEIGRTDKLQRLTAKL, translated from the coding sequence ATGAAATTCCCCGTCTCCGGCTTTTTACTTGTCCTTGGCCTGCTGAGCGCAGCCAGCCCCGCTGCCGCCCAAACGGCCCCGGCCGGCTTCGTGCTGACCGACGCTACCCTGCGCGCCGACGTAGCCCGCTTCAACGAGCTGGATAAAGAGGACGTGGTAAACCTGGTGCCTAACGCGCAAGCGGCCGACTGGATGAGCCAGCAGGTGCCCCGCTTCGAGTGCCCCGACTCGGCCTTGCAGCACACCTACTACTACCGCTGGTGGTGCATGCGCAAGCACCTCAAGCAGACGCCCGACGGCTACGTGTTTACCGAGTTCATCACCCCGATGAAGCACGGCGGCACCCACAACACCATCAGCAGCGCCCTGGGCCACCATATCTACGAAGGCCGCTGGCTGCACGACCCGCAGTACATTGAGCAGTACACCAAGTTCTGGCTCTATGTGGACTCGAAGCGCAGCGCCCCCCGGCTGCACGGCTTCAGCAGCTGGCTGCAGGATGCGGTATGGAGTTTTCACCTGGTAAGTCCCAACAAGCCGCTGGTGCAGGAGCTGCTGCCGGCCCTGAATGCGGACTACAAGCTCTGGGAAAAAGAGCGGATGCTGCCTTCTGGCATGTTCTGGCAGTATGACGTGAAGGACGCCATGGAAGAATCCATCAGCGGGGGGCGCAAGGTGAAAAACGTGCGCCCAACCATCAACTCCTACATGTACGGTAACGCCAAAGCCCTGACGGCCATGGCCAAGCTGGCGAAAAATGATTCATTGCAGCGCAAGTACGCCGCCAAAGCCAAGCAACTCCGCGCCGACGTGCAGCGCGTGCTCTGGGACGAAAAAGCCGCGTTTTTCAAGGTGCAGTACGAGAAAGGCGGCCTCTGCGAGTGGCGCGAGGAGCTGGGCTACATCCCGTGGTACTTCAGCCTGCCCGACGATAAGGCCAAGTACGCCAAGCAGTGGGAGCAGCTCACCGACGAAGGCGGTTTCCGGGCGCCCTGGGGCCTGACTACGGCCGAGCGGCGCGCCCCCGGCTTCCGCACCCACGGCTCGGGCCACGGCTGCGAGTGGGACGGGGCCGTGTGGCCCTACGCTACCACCCAAACCCTGAAAGGCCTGGCCAACCTGCTCACCGCCTACAAGCACCAGGACGGCATGAGCCGGCAGGTGTACTACGACGAGCTGCGCAAATACGCCCTGTCGCACCGCAAAAACGGCCAGCCCTACCTGGGCGAGTACCAGGACGAGAAAAACGGCGAGTGGCTGAAAGGCGACAACCCGCGCAGCAGCTACTACAACCACTCCGGTTTCGCCGACCTCATCATCACCGGCCTAGTCGGCCTCAAGCCCCGCCCCGACAACGTGGTAGAAGTAGTTCCCCTGGTGCCCGAGGGCCAGTGGGACTACTTCTGCCTCGACCAGGTGCGCTACCACGGCCGCCTGCTCACCGTTATCTGGGACAAAACCGGTCAGAAGTACGGCAGGGGCCCCGGCCTGCGCGTGTTTGCCGACGGCCAGGAAATCGGGCGGACCGATAAGCTGCAGCGCCTGACGGCCAAGTTGTAG